The Leptospira selangorensis genome segment ACCCCTAAAGCGGAGGCTGCCTCGTCCGCATTTAAAAACGGTTTTTTTGAAGAAAAAGCCATATATTGACAATATAATCAACATTGACTATACTATGTCAACCCGCTAAACTCAAATGGAAACAAAGGAGAAACATCATGCTACTCTCTGAACAGGAAAAAGAGAAAATATACAGCCCGGGTTTAGAAGGAATACCTGCAGCTAGAACCAAACTTTCCCAAGTGGATGGAAAGGCTGGAAGGTTGATCATCGCGGGTTATCCCGTGGAAGAATTCGCCGGAAAAGCAGTCTTTGAAGAAACCATCTTCACACTTTGGAATGATAGAAGGCCAAAACCTACGGAAACAAGTTTGTTTTCAGAAGAACTTAGATCTTCCAGAAGATTTTCTAAAGTGATACGAACCATCATCGAAGAAGCAGTATATGCGAATCTTCCTTTGATCGATATACTTAGGATCGGATCTGCTGCTCTTTCTTTAGGTTCTGAAAAAGAAGATCCTAGAAAGGATGCGATGGCGGTCCTTTCTACATTTCCTTTGATAGTTGCTTGGGCGTATCGTTTGTTAAAAGGCCAGGCTCCTGTACTTCCTAGACAAGACTTGGATATTGCAGCCAACTTTCTATACATGTTGAATGGTACCGATCCTGATCAAAGAAGTGTTCGTGCATTGAATACATATCTGAATACGGTTTGCGATCATGGATTGAATGCTTCTACCTTTGCAGCAAGAGTGATTATCTCTACTCAGTCCGATATGATCTCTGCCGTTACCGGGGGACTTGGTGCATTAAAGGGGCCTCTACACGGAGGAGCGCCGGGGCCTGCATTAGATACGGTATTCGAGATAGGGACCAAGGACAATGCGGAGACGGTCCTAAGAGAAAAATTAAAACATAACGAAAGGTTAATGGGCTTTGGGCATAGGATCTATAAAGTCAGAGACCCTCGCGCGGATGTTCTTGCTAAAGCGGCAAAAATTCTATACGACACTGATGAAAAAAGAGAGTTCTATGATCTGGCAATGTTCGTGGAAAAAACTGCCTTAGAATTACTGAAAGAATATAAACCGGATAGAGTTCTACAAACCAATGTGGAGTTTTATACTGCGCTACTTCTTCATGGATTAGGATTTCCGACTGAGATCTTTACTCCGGTATTCGCAATGGGAAGAGCGGCCGGCTGGACTGCTCATTGTTTTGAACAAATGCAGGAAAGGATCTTGAGACCGGATGCGATCTATACTGGAGAGGACGGAAAACTTTGGAATTGAAAAAACCTATTATCGGGAGAGATATCATCTTCTCTCCCGGTTCAATAGATCATTTTTTGGAGGTTTTCTTTCTGGCTTCTATTAGATCCGTTTGAACAACAGAAAGTGGATCTATCATTGTTCCTAAAACTCTAAGTCCTAAATGTAAATGAGGCCCGGTTGACATACCGGTGGATCCGATCTTTCCGATCAAATCTCCCTTCTTCACTTTATCTCCAGGTTTTACTAAAATTTCTGATTGGTGCATGTATAAGGAATAAACTTCTAAACCGTGATCTATTACTGTGAAGTTGCCTTCATAATACATAGATCTTGCTAAGATCACAGTGCCGTCATTGATAGCATAGATTGGATCTCCAACGCCACCCTTAAAATCGGAACCACCATGTGGCCGACCTTTCTCTTTATTATAAATTCTACGTTTGTAAAAAGGGCTGTTTAATATCGGATTATGAACCGGATATTCGAAATCCGTTTCAACCTGAAGATCGGACTTAGATTGAAATGCCTTTGCTTTCGCTTCGGAACATTCTTTAATGAATGCTTTTGTTTCTTCCGAAAGTTCATCAGTTGTATACTGTTTATCCATTGTAAGATGAGAAACTTTAGAAGTTGCGAAGTAAGTTTTTTGGATAGGGATCTCATACTTCTTGGAATCATTTTTAGTAAAAAGATGTTTTTCGGTTAATTCCAAAACACCATACGGTTTCGAAAATTCAGGAGAGATAGGAAGAAAGGTAAGAATATAACCTTCTCTTAAATTAAATGGGATCTCTTGCCCTTCCCAACTGATCGTAAAATTACTTAACTTATCTAAAATTTTAGGCAAAGGTTTTATTTTTAAAAATAGAAGTTCCCCTTGTGCGAATTTTCTTCCTGCAAGAGAGAATGAAAACAACTCTTCCTGTTTTTCTACTATCTCACCTTTTAATCTTTTAGATGTTTTTTGTTCCGAGACAATTGCCTTAGGCTTTTTCTCTTCCTTCTTTTTTTCAGGTTTAGAATTTAATGTTACCTGGTTCAGCTTTGGAAGAACCGAAACCTTTTTAGGTTCTTCTTTTTTCTTTTTATTGGACTCTTTTGCAAAATTCAGAGAATTGAAAAAAACAATTAAGCAAACAAACAGGAAGATATTTTTAGAAATATTGCGCATTGGGAAAAGAGTCCGAGGCACGGACATTCTCATAATCGGATAAGACGTATATTGGTACAGAAATATTTTTCCAAATTTGGAAAGAATCTATTCTTCTAATAAAAAGGATGTCAGTTCCGGATTCAATATTTCCGGGATCTCATGATGGATCCAATGAGTTCCCTTAGAAAAGAAACGAACTGAAGCGTCTGAGAATAGTTCCAGAGTTTCCTCCGCCATTTCTTTCGCTAAAAACCTGTCTTTTTCTCCCCAGAAAATCCGAGTTGGGACTTTGATCTTTCTGGTCCGTATCAATTTAGGAGGATTTTTTACTGCTGCACGATACCAGTGGAGCATTGACTTTACACATCCCGGAATTGCCCAGGCTTCTTTATAAAGAGAGATTTCTTCCGGAGAGAATGCTCCTTTCATAGATGTTTTAGTTAAGGATCTTTCTAATTTTCTAAAATTTAATCTGGAAAGTAAGAACTCAGGTAGCCAAGGAATTCTAAAAAAAAGTATGTACATACTCTTCTTTCTCTGAGCCTTATCGGAAAGGATTTTTCTTTTCATGATCGTTGGATGAGGAACATTCAAGACACATGCTTTTCTAAATCTTTCCGGAAATTTGGAAAGAGTCCAATAAGCTACTGCTCCTCCCCAATCATGAGCGATAATATCCGTTTTAGAAATTCCATACGAATCTAAAATTGAAATGATGTCTTCGGATAAAATGTCCAATCCATAATCTGAAATGGATTTCGGTTTGGAACTTCTTGCGTATCCTCTTTGATCGGGAGCGATTACTAAATATCCAAGTTTCGCGAAATAACCGATTTGATTTTTCCAAGCATAAGAAAATTCAGGGAATCCATGTAATAATAATAATGGTTTCCCGTCTTTAGGACCTGACTCTAATAAGAAAAATTTTTGTCCGTTTGTATCTATGTATTTGGAACGTACTTCCGGAAAGTCGGAAGGAAATGGAAATAGTTCTGTTTTTTCTTTTAGATCAAGGGACATGCGAGAAAGTATTATATGTAATCCGATTTCTTATTCAAGAAAGAATAAATGTAAATCAAGTAAACGAGCGTTTATTTTTACTTGAGATAATCTCTATAACTCTTTCAGAAAAAGGTCATCTCCTCTCAGAATATTCAGATCTACCGGACCTTCTATGCCTTCTAATCTCGCTCTGCTATGATATTGCCAGATAATCCAATTTCTTTTAAAAGTAGAGGATGGATGTCCGAATATATCCCTGATCCATACCGGGTATTCTATAAAGTCGTCTTTCAAATATAAATCTATAAATTCATAAGTAAGGTATAAGATCGGTTTCTTTCTATAATGATTTTCTAATGCGGAAAGAAAGTCTTGGATCTCTTTTTTTACATCCTGTAGCGGAGGTCTTTCTTTGCAGTTCCCAACAAACTCTAGGTCGGCAACCGGAGGTAATGACTCAGGATCTTTTGGAACGTAAGAAATAAAATTGGCTGCCTGCTCTTTTCCGGAACGGCATAAGGTGAAAAAATGATAGGCTCCGACTCTAATCCCTAACTGATTTGCTTGTTCCCAATTTCTGGAGAATGCTTTATCTTTCCAATCCCCGCCTTCGGTTGCTTTAATATAAACGAATTGAATTCTATTTTTCGGGATCTTCTTCCAATCTATATTTCCTTGGTGATTGGAAACATCAATGCCTCGGATCGGATATTTTGATTCGGATGGATATACAAACCATATAATTCCTTTGTCGAAAGCGAAATACAAACCACTTGCGGCTACTAGGAGTGTTGAAAGAAGAAAGATAATTTTTTGTACGAGTTTCATATGTGTATGCTTTGATAAAGAAATCCCTGAAAGTAAGAATTCAGTCT includes the following:
- a CDS encoding citrate synthase/methylcitrate synthase, translated to MLLSEQEKEKIYSPGLEGIPAARTKLSQVDGKAGRLIIAGYPVEEFAGKAVFEETIFTLWNDRRPKPTETSLFSEELRSSRRFSKVIRTIIEEAVYANLPLIDILRIGSAALSLGSEKEDPRKDAMAVLSTFPLIVAWAYRLLKGQAPVLPRQDLDIAANFLYMLNGTDPDQRSVRALNTYLNTVCDHGLNASTFAARVIISTQSDMISAVTGGLGALKGPLHGGAPGPALDTVFEIGTKDNAETVLREKLKHNERLMGFGHRIYKVRDPRADVLAKAAKILYDTDEKREFYDLAMFVEKTALELLKEYKPDRVLQTNVEFYTALLLHGLGFPTEIFTPVFAMGRAAGWTAHCFEQMQERILRPDAIYTGEDGKLWN
- a CDS encoding M23 family metallopeptidase, with translation MRNISKNIFLFVCLIVFFNSLNFAKESNKKKKEEPKKVSVLPKLNQVTLNSKPEKKKEEKKPKAIVSEQKTSKRLKGEIVEKQEELFSFSLAGRKFAQGELLFLKIKPLPKILDKLSNFTISWEGQEIPFNLREGYILTFLPISPEFSKPYGVLELTEKHLFTKNDSKKYEIPIQKTYFATSKVSHLTMDKQYTTDELSEETKAFIKECSEAKAKAFQSKSDLQVETDFEYPVHNPILNSPFYKRRIYNKEKGRPHGGSDFKGGVGDPIYAINDGTVILARSMYYEGNFTVIDHGLEVYSLYMHQSEILVKPGDKVKKGDLIGKIGSTGMSTGPHLHLGLRVLGTMIDPLSVVQTDLIEARKKTSKK
- a CDS encoding alpha/beta fold hydrolase, with amino-acid sequence MSLDLKEKTELFPFPSDFPEVRSKYIDTNGQKFFLLESGPKDGKPLLLLHGFPEFSYAWKNQIGYFAKLGYLVIAPDQRGYARSSKPKSISDYGLDILSEDIISILDSYGISKTDIIAHDWGGAVAYWTLSKFPERFRKACVLNVPHPTIMKRKILSDKAQRKKSMYILFFRIPWLPEFLLSRLNFRKLERSLTKTSMKGAFSPEEISLYKEAWAIPGCVKSMLHWYRAAVKNPPKLIRTRKIKVPTRIFWGEKDRFLAKEMAEETLELFSDASVRFFSKGTHWIHHEIPEILNPELTSFLLEE
- a CDS encoding glycoside hydrolase family 25 protein, whose translation is MKLVQKIIFLLSTLLVAASGLYFAFDKGIIWFVYPSESKYPIRGIDVSNHQGNIDWKKIPKNRIQFVYIKATEGGDWKDKAFSRNWEQANQLGIRVGAYHFFTLCRSGKEQAANFISYVPKDPESLPPVADLEFVGNCKERPPLQDVKKEIQDFLSALENHYRKKPILYLTYEFIDLYLKDDFIEYPVWIRDIFGHPSSTFKRNWIIWQYHSRARLEGIEGPVDLNILRGDDLFLKEL